DNA sequence from the Pseudophryne corroboree isolate aPseCor3 chromosome 6, aPseCor3.hap2, whole genome shotgun sequence genome:
TGTACTTACTTCTTTATCTTTGTGATAGAGACATATTAACGTGTATGGGAGCGTTTGGAGGGTAGCGTATGCGAAGCCAGTCAATGATGACATGATGGTCACTATAATGATATCCTGTGACAGGCATATAACCAGGACGGAGGAAGTGAATGTGATCATGCTGAACAAATAGACTTTCCGCGACCCGTACTGTCTGGCGAGCTTGTTGATGATCATGGAAAAGAAGGTGGATGTTGCGCACTGGAGGAAAAGGCCGAGGCTCCCCATGCGGATTCCTGCGGGGCAGAGAACAAGACAGTCAGGGTCACACAATCACTTCCCCAGTGATGCAATGCAGAACAGTCAATTCTCCCTGCTAGACGGGAACCTCTGCCATAACAATTACTGCATAGGATTCAATCCTATTCCCTGCAAAGACATTGCGGGTGCTAGTAAGCGTGGCGCTATGCCGCACTTACTGTACTGCCAACTCACAAATCCGCAAGTCTGGCACTTTACCGGGTCGTGAGGGGTGTGAGATCGGGTGTCATTGCTGGCATTTACATGCTGCAGTAACATAATCTTACACCCTTCGGGGGGGGATGGGACTGACTCCATAGAATGCAAGCAATATGATTACTTTATTCAGGGCtgaattaagggccacatgggcgtaGAGCTGAAAATGTTCATGGGTCTATACAGGGAAGGGAGGAGATGCTGTGTGTGGGCGTAGTCACCCcatatcagctccaatgtctccctaattacaaataaaaagaaaaattgCATATATGACTGTGTGGCCAGATGGTAGCTGGTTATTATAGTAACATTACATAGAATTTggcagataagaagcacttggcccatctagtctgtcccttttctaACCATATTGTTGATCCTTatctctttgtaaggatatccttatgtctatcacatGCTTGTTAAGGTTCATACACACTGAGCGTTTTTCCTTGCTGCcctgcgatgtcagcgggggtgagcggctttccatagcaggacgctatggaaagctgctcaccccgctgttcatctactggtaataccagtagataaaCGGCGGCTggcagctcaccgctcatcgctggggcatacacactgggcggctttgagctgaaagcagctcaacacaccaaaagtgacctgctttcagctcaaaatcgcccagtgtgtatgggccttaatgcaTACacagagatattgactatctccgattttgactatgcgatttcccttgaactcccccagaacccagaagcacagattttgactatgtgcgattttaactaactggcaattttgactatactttgtactagatagtgaagattgacttgcctgcagtctatcaagccttgcgataccgaccctgcgGCAGTGCACAACGGTAACACAGTGCAATTTGCActgactttccttgcgattttgactatatagtcaaaatcgcaaggataaatctcaccgtgtgtacacacttttagcctctaccacctctgacaggaggcttttccacttgtccactaccctttctgtggcgTTAGTTTTTtctcatatttcccctgaacctacctctctCCAGTCtcggtgcatgtcctcatgtttcaatacttctcttcatttggagaatgcttCCCTCCTGGATCttattaaaacccttggtatatgtgaaagtttctatcatgtcccccctttcacttatctgctacaaactatacatattgagatatttttagtctttccgggtaagttttgtgatgtaggccatgcaccattttagttgctcttctttatacagtctctaatgtatttatatccttctgaagatatggcctccagaaccgaacactattctagatgaggccgtaccaatgacctgggcaccagtggcattattacttctttctgctgccgattcctctTCCTATGCCACCATGCATCTGCCCTTGACTCTGCCTCCTGTTAGAAATCCGCCATATTTAGCAGAACTCCCTGTTTTGTGTGAGTGTCCAAAGCCCTTTTCATATTCCAATTAAGTGGAGATGCTGAGCCGCATTAGAGGGAGTACTTACTTTTTTATGAAGTAAGGGGGTGGAGCTAAGGTGGAAGCAGGGTGCCCTGTAATGACATTTCCACCATATGCATATTCAGGGTTAGCTGCAAAGTTAGGTTGACAAGTATTGTGGGTCCGTACTTTTGGCCCTGAGTGACCCCTTATAGACATGGTACTTTGTACTGCACTAATGTAACATTATGTTTGCTTTCTGTAGGAAACATTATCTTTAGATTGTGCACCATATATTAGTAGATGTGACCATGTCCTATAGTTCTAAATAAAAATGGAGCAAATATTTATTCTACACCACACAGACCAGGCTGCACATTCTTCTGCCTGATTAAGTGCACAGCTATCCCAGCAATGTATGCACAAATGTAAAACCAGCTAATAAAGCCTCTGCAGCTTATACAGTTAGAGAGATGAGTTTTCTACATATCGGAGTCAGATGTAAGCAACTTCAACATATGCTGGAATTATCTCAGATCACTTACAGCCTATATTAACTCAGAAACACATCTGAAATGCCAAAACTAAACCACACCGTAATACTCAAAGCCTTACAGCAGGGTTGGGGGGAAAAATACAGtttaaaaaattaacaaaaaaaaacagcatgcttttttttttttaacaacttttttttttttgcaaaatgttttaatgaaaaaaaatatattatgtATTATAAACCTTGATCAGCCATGTTTTAAAGCTTTCTAACATTAATGaggttattaggctttgatttgatttagtttacatctttcaataaaaccattttttttttacagctgaTTATTCCTATTAGATCTGAATATATGTaaatagactaaacatattaatacatacaaagtacactccgaGAATTAGAtcaaattgaaaataagaacaagttaatgttaagcattggggggacatccaattagccccggtaatttacccggGCTAACTGTTTCACCGGGGGCTAgaaaattagccccgataagccgcggcacgcgccggcttatctgggattttgtttcacctttcttcggcaggcgaagcagaatccccagaaacagctgtttcacacgaaaacacacaggtttcactgaacatgtgtgtttgagaggttttttttttttttttttttattacacaggCGAtccatagcctgtaaaaaaaaaaaaaaaaaaaaaaaatcattggtgAAACAATCGGAAAAAAGTCTGAAAAACTGCATTTTTCGgacccaatgttttaccggggataattggatattcccctcagtcctacttattacttactataattaaataaatctgaatagtaatacaaaatggaaaattcaaaagcacttttcagagaaacacacacacacacacacacacacacacacacgttaagcaTTAGCATTGGCCATGTCACTGGATTAAACATTTCTAATAAAAACACTAGTTTTTTTACTATAAATAGGAATTTTTAAGAAGTCGtgacagtataataataattatttttttattttttttttaaagtggctttTTACAAAAGACAAAAAAACATTTGGCTTAAACCAAGgtagtttaaaccagccaaccctgcctTACAGTGTGATCAAACAACGCTACATGCCTCATGCTATATACTGGTTACTTGAGGGCACTGTATTAAATCCATTCTTTCCTACTCTTTATAAATGTCCAGGAGACTCACACTCACAAATTTTGGGGAGGCCTCCTGACCACTCTCCAGTATCCCTCAGGGAAGTGGGAGGTCCGGAGCTTACAGCTGTCGGGGACCCGCGATGCCGCAAAACATAGCAACATACAACCTATACATCCCAACCGGGCCTACTGTGCAGCCTTGCAGTATAATTTAATCACATCTCTAAATACGCAGACCTGGATTTACTCCTCAGGCCACACATCATACAGCTCCGACTTCCCCCACGTATCATCTGTACACAGGATAACAAGAGGCGGTCTGCTAGCTCTGTAACTTTGCAGCCCTAGAACTGAAAAAATGGCGGCTCTGACTAAATTCGAGCCTGTCAGCCAGGTCCCAAaacaggtcaacatgaggttttgcaGGCCGAGGTATGTACAAAACAGAGGACAATATTAAACCTTCATAACATTTAATAATGACCTACAGAACTTTTTATCACATCCCACCTTGAATGTCTCACATTTTAAAGAGGACGTCAATCGTGTTATCACTGGCAGCAAAATAACGTGAATAGAGCTATTGCTGAGGGGGTCGTACATTTTTGGACATCCCCACTTTTTAGATTGTGGCAACCTCTGTAACATGGTAAAATGGCTCCTACATTAAATTGAGCAGCCAGAGCACTTCACTGGACCAAAAGCAAAGGAGCGAGCAGATTAGGGCTCAGTGTCTCCACCAGATAACCCTAGCTCGCCAATGTATAGTGGGTGCCAAGAAATCGTGAGGGCTCCAGGAGGGGGTGGTGGGGTACTGCCTAGGGAGCGTGATACAAAAGAGGACAACTACTTGGATGATGAGGCTGAAACATAGAAAGGGACTACGAGGCCTCCTCCTCACTGAAGAATGGATCACTTCTTAAAATAACACTAGTTATAAAGTATCATTTTATCCAGTAATGGCATCTAATCCGTGCCAGTATTAAGTGGGTACAGAGTGCTGCTCATTTGGCTTTTATATATAGACTGCAAGGTCCAGAGAGTTTCACAGGTCCTCAGCTGTTCTGTTTATAGCACATACATAGAAATACTGCAGCTAAAGATAATCTATGTCATAGGGAGGGGATGGTATTGTTAATAAATGGTCCTTTAAGCCCAACATGTGACCTGCCCTAAGAGCAGCAGTTAAAGGCCAAGTAACCACTGACCGTTACATTTCAGAACCTGTATACCGTAATACTGAATAAATAAAGGGGTTTTATAGGCCTAAAATATTGACAGTCTAACTCCAGCGTCTGAAAAGAGTATGGAGATTCCTTTTCTTGCATCACTTTACTGCAATAAGGCTCATGATGGTTATTCATATAGGCTAGGGGTTTTGCACATGGTCACCTATGTAACAAGGTGGAACTACCCTCACTGCAGGTGTTCATTTAATATAATCCTGAGCcagagttttgttttttatttaaaactgAGCAACTGTACTGGCATCAATGACTAGGGAAACCGGTGTCGTGTTAATACAAGAAGCAACACATGTTTTCATCACTTTGTAGGGCACTGCTGGTATATTATGATGGCAGTATATCAACAAGAAAACACTACAGAGCAGCGGTTCCTAAACTCAGACCTCAAGGCACCTTATGGCCTAGGATTTAAGGACTACAGTGCTTGGGCACAAGTGACTTTaagagtacctcagtcaatttgatttatccaCCTGTACTCACCcgagtgtggtatggaaggtagatagtaactaggtcgacagtgtctaggtcgaccactattggtcgacagtaactaggtcgacaggctctaggtcgacaggtcaaaaggaagacatgattttttaatgttttttggtgtcgttttcttcgtagagtgaccgggaaccccaattagtgcaccgtgtccccttgcttcgcgcgctgcgctcggcacagattaccattccaatcgtagtccaagtggatcgttgagtatgaaaaggttcaaaaaaagaaagaaatcgtgaaaaactcaggtcgaccttttgacctgtcgacctagagaccctgtcgacctagctactgtcgaccaatagtggtcgacctagatagtgtcaacctagttactgtcgacctcgaGACCGGATCCCACTCAGCCATGGATATTCTGAAAACCTGGACTTTTAGGGTGCCTGAAGGACCAAGTTTAGGAACCGCTGCTTTAAAGGTGCCCATACAGTAGTGCGATTTTGCCCTATTTCATCAGATTCTGACATTTCGGGCTGATAAATTGGATGAAAACTGGCAAATTGCATGTGTTTTACCTCCAAtcggaagtactgcactatagataCATCGTAGCGGCAGCTGGGGTTGGCTGcggtcgcatacgatacatcgtatgcaaaaggactgcatgcgatgtatcatatgcgatcctgTCGCTGTGAAGCTGCCGGGGTGATCGTATAGGACATCTCCCCTCCGAGAAGTCGCATAAgtctatggccagctttagagtgtgGCGGCCCTTTCAGATTTCCAGCACAAGGAGCCAAGCAACACCTTCAGACACTCATGGCGAACTGGACATGCTAGAACTTTTTAGTTTGCACCTATAACTGCTGCCTGTTATCATTGTTTTCTGTAGGGTAGTGAGAATATATAGCATCATACTTTCACATACTAACAAGGCCAAGAGAAGACTAAGCAGTTTGTCATGTCTCAGATATAAAATAAAGGTATCAAGAGAGGGACAATTATAGTTAGTGCCACCCTGGACATTTAAAGGTTTTAAATACTGTGACTACAGAGTGCCGAATAACATGTTTAAATAAATGAAGTGTTCTTCCCTTAACGGAACAGGTCTAGACTCTACCAGGCTATCCATCATGTAGCTTTGCTGAAATTAAGGCCAATATTATCATCATTCTGTAACTGTGAAGAAACCTTGGAACAGAAATCCTTTGTGTACAGCCTGGCAGAGCCGCACATGGGGCATGGTCAGTGATGCCACAACAAGCATAAACAGGCACATTATGCACTTCCATCCAAGTGTCTTGTCATATTAGCACCCTGTAGGATTTTGCCCGAGGGTTGTGGAATATGTTATGCATATTACATTTGATCAGAGCTGCAGTAAGACTGAGCAGGACATTTTATCTTGACGCAAGAGATTAGCAAGTCGTACTAAATATTACCATTATCAGATTTTTCAGTGGCAATATTGCATTAGACATTTTTCAGTATTACCTTCATCATAGCGGATCCTTGATTCGGTCCCAGGAGCTGCGCTTGGAATACCTTTGTACAATCCTTCTCCAACAAAATCTGTGTAGAACAGCATGAAAGACATAACGGCCATCCAGCTACACAACTGGGCGGCACACAGCTGTCTCATGACAGCCGGGATGCGACAGTAACTGTGATATATTCTGGGCGTGATGGACCAGCAGAGGCTCAGTAGGCAGAAAACTGGGTTGCATTTCCAAGAGCGGAGTTTTAATTTTGGTATACAACATCCTCTGGTGAAGGACTTGGAGGTCATGGAAGGTTTGAGGTCCATGACCTGCTGTTCTCCATAGTTTTTATGTTCTTCCACAGTCTTCATAGTAACAAGGACACTTATTATAAATATTAGCGTTAGCATTATAAATAGGCAGTCGTCTTGACCACCGAGGTAAAAGGACACAAAAGTGTAATTCCAGTTGACGGAGGTCAGTAGATATCCGATACAACCCCCAACGCTGATCATGAATGAGAACACGGCGAAGGCTTGACTACAGCCTTCGTCATCATGGTAAAGGTCAGACAACAGGGCCTCCAGTGGGGTAAAACAGACCTGTACGCAACAGTCTAACAGTCCCACCCCAAAAATGAGGAAAAAAATATGAACACGGTTCCCGCCATATGAGAAGTAGGAAGCCAAGGAGTCCGCATGTGGAATGATGAAGAGTGAAACAAGGACACCAAGAGATAGCAGCCAGATAAATGGGCGTCTCCGACCATAGTTGCTTTGGCAATTGTCGCTTGCTGATCCAATTAGTGGTACAAGGATAAGCCCCAGAACTGGCCCGATACCTGCCAAAAAGATAGACATAAATTACATTTTTCCAGAGCTATTGCATTGTGCATGGATTAAAGAAAACCGACAAGCCTGTAATTAGTGTTTCACTCCTTGACTTTATTCTAGCCACACCGGGTATGAGCTAATTGCACACATCAGTTTTCACTGAATTCCTTCATATTGTGCACTGTAAAGACCTTCATAAAGTTGTTTATGCAGCCAATCAAATCTCTGTCTGTAAGGGTACTAGAGGAGTAAAAAGCCCACGTCTGGTAAGTTTTGTTACATAATAGAAGGATACGTATcacatcttggagagagataaattagctcttaactgtcattttacaggctgggtttgaaaaatgaacgttagcagctgattggttggtacttactctctctccaagccttgataaatctccccaacaGAGAATAAACTGCTGTGGTGTATCACCAGAGTCAACAGATCATGTTTTCTGGACTTTTGTCTGTGAAAAGAAGTGGGATTACCACTGACACAGCAAAATAGGTCAAGTCACCCGTATGTTAAAGTAATCCAGAAAACATAACCTGCTGCGGATTAGAGTTGAAAGCCATTGGTACAGGGAATATATAGCAAGTATTGATGTCCCcatcacacacacaaaaagaaaaacCTACAGACGGCAATTCCTACTGACAAATTACATTTATGTCACTGTGACAGTACGTAGATTTATTTATAGACATGTCTGTCGTTGGGTAAATACACTCAATGAAGTCACATTTCGTGAGCCCCTCCAGGACATGTCTGTAAATTACTGCAAGAGACACCAGACACCACAAGCTGAAAGAATGAAAACACACAAAAATGACAGGGCCTCAGGCTTTAGCAAACTACTACAATTAAATTAGACACTTGATAACACATCTATGACAGGGGTCAAAACGTAGGTCAGGACTGAGCCTGGTCTGATTCATTAAAAGCCCTGTGGCTTCTTTTTTTTTACTGGATTGGAGTTAAAAATGTATTTGATGTGAAAC
Encoded proteins:
- the LOC134933350 gene encoding solute carrier family 45 member 3-like, which gives rise to MEPCSLPWHLVLLNFMTCGLEICVAAGITYVPPLLLEAGVEEQYMTMVLGIGPVLGLILVPLIGSASDNCQSNYGRRRPFIWLLSLGVLVSLFIIPHADSLASYFSYGGNRVHIFFLIFGVGLLDCCVQVCFTPLEALLSDLYHDDEGCSQAFAVFSFMISVGGCIGYLLTSVNWNYTFVSFYLGGQDDCLFIMLTLIFIISVLVTMKTVEEHKNYGEQQVMDLKPSMTSKSFTRGCCIPKLKLRSWKCNPVFCLLSLCWSITPRIYHSYCRIPAVMRQLCAAQLCSWMAVMSFMLFYTDFVGEGLYKGIPSAAPGTESRIRYDEGIRMGSLGLFLQCATSTFFSMIINKLARQYGSRKVYLFSMITFTSSVLVICLSQDIIIVTIMSSLTGFAYATLQTLPYTLICLYHKDKEVFMPRPAVPSHTNNGNTLTKEAVCFSPNGVYSHQNGTCKQKATGRSTEESVYIAEEPYSYAHSQDYYKDNNNQTANSMNETCTDIYAKRGIGLDFATLDSTFLLSQVFPSLFMGMIVQLMENVTVYIASSVVFGVFAIYLANRIVFDQKDLKV